The window ACCCCCGGGGGGAGTTTGAGGTCCTCCAGGGGATTTTCGATCTTTTCGATCTGCAGCGGCGCCGTCTCGGGGGGAAGGTATCCGGAGCCCGTGGGCACATCCTTTCCCAGGAGGATGCAGCCCGGCAATCCTTCGGCCCGCCGGCCGAGCTCCGAGGAGACGAGGCTTCCGACATGCGGATGCTCCAGCGTGGGGTCGGTCCGGTACCCCGTGTGCAGAAGGTAGCGCGCCGTGTCGTGGTTGGGATCCTTCGAGTGCAGGGTGCGGAGGATCGAAAAGCGGTCCGCCAGGGCCGCCAGGCGGGGCAGGTGCTCGGAGATCTGCAGGCCGCGGACGCGGGTTTCGATCGCCTTGAAGGGGCCTCCCGTTTCGGTGCCCGGTTTGGGGTCGAAGGTGTCGATCTGGCTGGGGCCGCCCTGCATCCAGAGGAGGATGACGGCCCTGGCGCGGGCCCGCCCCTGCCCGGCCGCCGCCGCGGGCGCTCCAAACCGGGCCGTCAGCCCCGTCGCCGCCCCCGCGCCGAGCGCGATCCGGACGAAATCCCTCCGCCCGAGGGGGACTCCGCATCCGCAGGTCGTCATGATCCGGCCCTCCGCGATCAGTGGTTGAAGAAAAGCTCCGTGGAGTTCAGAAGCGCCCAGTAGATGTCCTCGTAGGCCTGCGGGCGGCCGTCCCGGCGGCGGATGAAGGCCAGGTAGCGGTCGCGCTCGCGCCCGTCCGGCGGACGGCCGAGCAGCGTCAGGAAGATCTCGACGAGCCGCCCTTCGGGCGTCGATTCGCGCGCGAGGATCTCCGAGAGAGGTCCCGCCTCCGCGCGCACCAGTCCCTGAAGGTCGTGGGCGTTCATGAGCTTGAGGGCCAGGCGGACGCTCCCGGTGTAGGCGGAAGCCTCGGGAGCCGCGCCCGAGGGCGCCAGGAGCGACTGCGCGTAGAGATGCAGGTACATTCGGAAGACTTCGCGGTTCCCGTAGCTGCGGGCGAAGAAGTTGTCGTCCCCGAACGCCTTGAGGTACTGCTGGTAGAACTGTTCGAGGAACCCGTCCAGCCGGAGCGCCCAGGTGAGCGTGTTGAGGAGCTGAACGGGGTTCTGAGGCTTCAGGGGCATCGCCGTATAAGCCTCGGGATCCGGCGGTTCCCCGTCCGGCGCGGCGCAGGAAACCTGGTAGACGCGCGAGCGGAGGATCGTCCGGACGAGAGGTTTCAGGCGCGTCCCCGCCCGCTCGAACTCGCTCACGAGCGCCGCCAGGAGCGCGGGGTGGGACACCCGCGTCCGTTCGGTGTAGCGGTCCACGGGCTCGTAGAATCCGCGTCCCAGGAAATGGGCCCAGACGCGGTTGACGATCGCGCGCGAGAAGGCCGGGCTCTCGGTGACGAAGCGCGCCAGGGCCCCGAGGGGCGCCTCTCCGGGATCCGGCCGGCGGCCGTCGAGGAACGTGGGCTCGACCTCGCCGGGGCCGTCGGGGATTTTCATCCTCATCCCGGGCCGTTCCTCGCGGGAGAGTTTGACGCCGAAGCCTTCGAACGTCGTGCGCGCCTTCGGCTTGAGTCCGCCGAAAAAGGCGGCCAGCCCCCAGAAGTCCTCCTGCGCGATCTTGTCGAACGGATGATCGTGACAGCGGGCGCACTGGATCTGGATTCCGAGAAAGACCCGCGCCGTCCGCGAGGCGATTTCGTGGGGCGGCTCGCCGGGGTCGAGCGCCGCCAGGATGAAATTCGAGGCGGGCTTCTTGACGTTGTCCCCGTGGTCCGAGAGGAGTTGCCGGGCGAACTCGCGGTAGGGAAGATCGCGGGACCAGACCTCCTTGAGGTAGGCGCGGAAGGCGGGGAAGTGGATCTTGAGGGGCAGGGTTTCCTCGAAGCGGTAGTTGAGGAGAATCCGCAGCCACGTGTCCGCGAAGAATTCGGCGGCGTCCGGGTGGGCCAGGAGCGCCTCGACGGCCCGCCCGCGGTCGGGAGCCTTTTCGAACGCGCGCACCTCCTCCGGGCGGGGCGGGCGGCCGAGGACGTCGAGGGTGGCGCGGCGGAAGAATTCATAGTCGTCGGCCGGCGGGGCGGGAACGAGGCCGCGCTCGGCCCAGAAGCGCGCGAAGTGGCGGTCGATGGGGTTCTCCGGGGCATCCTGCGCGCCCGCGGCGGTCAGGATCGCGGCCAGGATTGTCCTCATGGGTCGTTCCTCCTGTCCGGATGTACAGGGCGGGAAGCGGGAACGGTTTCACGATGGCGGGCGGGCGGGGTATACTCTCCCTGCGATGCAGAGGCCGCACGTCGTCCGGATCACGGAGGTCCACCCGCGGCTTCGGAGGATCCACGTGGCGGGCGAGGTGCATCCCGGCGAGCTGGCGGCGCGCGGATACGTCCGGCGCGGGAACGAGTGGGTCCTCGACCTGCGGCGTCCGGACGCGCCCGGCCGGGACGCCGACGGCCTGGCGGCGGAGTTCGAGGCGCTGAGCGCGCTGGGCTACGGCTTCGCGGAGGGGGACGAGTGGTCCCCGGCGGAACTGTTCCGGAAATATCTGGGATCGGCCGGGGGCCGGGGAGGAGCGGCATGGGCGCGGTGAAGATCCAGGTGGGCGGCGGGGGGCTGGTGGCCAAGGTGACGCTGTCCCGTCCGGAGCGCATGAACGCGTTCGACCGGGAGATGCTGCGGGAGCTGGGGGATCTGGTGCGGGGCGTAGGGGATTCGGAGAAGCTGCGGGTGCTCGTCGTGACGGGCGAGGGGAAGGCCTTCTCGGCCGGGGCGGATCTCCAGGCGGCCAAGGCGAGCGATTCGACGTCCAACTATCTGGGAGGGCTGGCCAAGG is drawn from Planctomycetota bacterium and contains these coding sequences:
- a CDS encoding DUF1549 domain-containing protein; amino-acid sequence: MRTILAAILTAAGAQDAPENPIDRHFARFWAERGLVPAPPADDYEFFRRATLDVLGRPPRPEEVRAFEKAPDRGRAVEALLAHPDAAEFFADTWLRILLNYRFEETLPLKIHFPAFRAYLKEVWSRDLPYREFARQLLSDHGDNVKKPASNFILAALDPGEPPHEIASRTARVFLGIQIQCARCHDHPFDKIAQEDFWGLAAFFGGLKPKARTTFEGFGVKLSREERPGMRMKIPDGPGEVEPTFLDGRRPDPGEAPLGALARFVTESPAFSRAIVNRVWAHFLGRGFYEPVDRYTERTRVSHPALLAALVSEFERAGTRLKPLVRTILRSRVYQVSCAAPDGEPPDPEAYTAMPLKPQNPVQLLNTLTWALRLDGFLEQFYQQYLKAFGDDNFFARSYGNREVFRMYLHLYAQSLLAPSGAAPEASAYTGSVRLALKLMNAHDLQGLVRAEAGPLSEILARESTPEGRLVEIFLTLLGRPPDGRERDRYLAFIRRRDGRPQAYEDIYWALLNSTELFFNH